The following are encoded together in the Neomonachus schauinslandi chromosome X, ASM220157v2, whole genome shotgun sequence genome:
- the LOC110575627 gene encoding putative MAGE domain-containing protein MAGEA13P has translation MPRSKKSHCHKAEGGLKAEKGAQGPVGAQVPVTEKEAASSSLSPLIQGTPEVVPPAGKPSIRQNSQKACSSSTTVKATPSSKPKEGSSSPKQGLSTSQAPPDPESLLSDVLNQKMAELVQFLSAKYVTKEPITEAEMLQSVIKEHKGHFPVIFRKACECMEIVFGIEVKEVDPISHSYVLVKTLDLTYDGMLSDDQGMPKTGLLILILGMIFVEGNRVPENRIWEVLNKIGVCAGRKDFIYGEPRKLITKDFVQEKYLEYRQVPSSDPPCYEFLWGPRAHTETSKMKVLQFFAKFSGTDPASFSPWYEEALRDEEERAQARVSATDDTRATASESSSVPSSSLSCPE, from the coding sequence ATGCCTCGCAGTAAGAAGAGTCATTGCCACAAGGCTGAAGGAGGCCTTAAGGCCGAAAAAGGAGCTCAGGGCCCAGTGGGTGCACAGGTTCCTGTAACTGAGAAGGaggctgcctcctcctctctctctcctttgatcCAGGGCACCCCAGAGGTGGTGCCTCCTGCTGGAAAACCAAGTATTCGCCAGAATTCTCAGAAAGcctgctcctcctccaccacTGTCAAAGCCACTCCATCGAGCAAACCAAAGGAGGGCTCCAGCAGCCCAAAACAGGGTCTGAGCACCTCCCAGGCTCCACCAGATCCTGAGTCCTTGCTCAGTGATGTGCTAAACCAGAAGATGGCTGAATTGGTGCAGTTCCTGAGTGCCAAGTATGTAACAAAGGAGCCTATCACAGAGGCAGAAATGCTGCAGAGCGTCATCAAAGAGCACAAGGGCCACTTCCCTGTGATCTTCAGGAAAGCCTGTGAGTGCATGGAGATTGTCTTTGGCATCGAAGTGAAGGAAGTAGACCCCATCAGCCACTCCTATGTGCTTGTCAAAACCCTAGATCTCACCTACGATGGGATGCTGAGTGATGACCAGGGCATGCCCAAGACCGGCCTCCTGATCCTTATCTTGGGTATGATCTTTGTGGAGGGCAACCGTGTCCCTGAGAACAGGATCTGGGAGGTGCTGAATAAGATCGGAGTGTGTGCTGGGAGGAAGGATTTCATCTATGGGGAGCCCAGGAAGCTCATCACCAAAGATTTCGTGCAGGAAAAGTACCTGGAGTACCGGCAGGTGCCCAGCAGTGATCCTCCATGCTATGAGTTCCTGTGGGGTCCCAGGGCCCACACTGAAACCAGCAAGATGAAAGTCCTGCAGTTTTTTGCCAAGTTCAGTGGTACCGACCCCGCTTCCTTCTCACCCTGGTATGAGGAAGCTCTGAGAGATGAAGAAGAGCGAGCCCAGGCCAGAGTTTCCGCCACTGATGATACTAGGGCCACAGCCAGTGAAAGTTCCAGTGTCCCATCTAGCAGCCTCTCCTGCCCTGAGTGA